Proteins co-encoded in one Nitrospinota bacterium genomic window:
- a CDS encoding sigma-70 family RNA polymerase sigma factor: MEAMYKTLNADAAKEKDFEAVHRFKAGDVKAFDELVVRYEGKMYGFLMRMCGCADNAKDVVQETFMTAYRYLGGFRGDASFKTWLYRIASTSCLKNKRRRKNEPARHVSLDDLIPGEAEVKGLAESSWPTTPAEDLLNRELADHIQTSLLELPEKYRIVFVLRDVEGFSAEEAARTLKISVPAVKSRLHRARLFLRKELSAYYLGGQAKKERTGKKNAPNRN; the protein is encoded by the coding sequence GTGGAAGCGATGTATAAAACATTAAACGCGGACGCGGCCAAAGAGAAGGATTTCGAGGCGGTTCACCGCTTCAAGGCGGGCGACGTTAAAGCCTTCGACGAGCTGGTTGTCCGCTACGAAGGCAAAATGTACGGCTTCCTGATGCGGATGTGCGGCTGCGCCGACAACGCCAAGGACGTCGTGCAGGAGACCTTCATGACCGCCTACCGCTACCTCGGCGGTTTCCGCGGCGACGCGTCGTTCAAGACGTGGCTCTACCGGATCGCCAGCACCTCCTGCCTGAAGAACAAGCGCCGCCGCAAGAATGAGCCAGCGCGGCACGTTTCGCTGGACGATCTCATCCCCGGCGAAGCCGAAGTGAAGGGGCTGGCGGAGAGTTCGTGGCCCACCACGCCGGCGGAGGATCTGCTCAACCGCGAACTTGCCGATCACATCCAGACCTCGCTGCTGGAGTTGCCGGAAAAGTACCGCATCGTCTTCGTGCTGCGCGACGTGGAAGGTTTCTCCGCCGAGGAGGCCGCCCGCACGCTCAAGATCAGCGTGCCGGCGGTGAAATCGCGCCTGCACCGCGCGCGCCTTTTCCTGCGCAAGGAGCTTTCCGCCTACTATTTGGGCGGGCAGGCAAAAAAAGAGCGCACCGGAAAAAAAAACGCCCCCAACCGGAATTGA
- a CDS encoding DUF2892 domain-containing protein, protein MKCNCGGVDRGMRVVMGLGLIALVFAGPQTPWGWIGIGPLLTGLAGYCPLYAILGLNTCPAEKKP, encoded by the coding sequence ATGAAATGCAATTGCGGCGGCGTGGATCGCGGCATGCGCGTGGTCATGGGGCTTGGCCTCATCGCGCTGGTGTTTGCGGGGCCGCAAACCCCGTGGGGGTGGATCGGCATCGGCCCGTTGCTCACCGGCCTCGCCGGATATTGCCCGCTGTACGCCATTCTCGGTTTGAACACCTGCCCGGCGGAAAAAAAACCCTGA
- a CDS encoding helix-turn-helix domain-containing protein: protein MIKFRLKEMMAKLEVEHGRKLTFDLLSRYTGISRQTLARIASPKGCNTSTENMERLCRFFRCAPEQLLIFDPHLQTGPKKDGQQPAPPPEPSA from the coding sequence ATGATCAAGTTCAGGCTCAAAGAGATGATGGCGAAGCTTGAGGTGGAGCATGGCCGCAAGCTCACCTTCGATCTCCTCTCGCGCTACACCGGCATCTCGCGCCAAACGCTGGCGCGCATCGCATCGCCCAAAGGGTGCAACACCTCCACCGAGAACATGGAACGCCTCTGCCGCTTTTTCCGCTGCGCGCCGGAACAACTGCTGATATTCGATCCGCATCTGCAGACCGGCCCCAAAAAAGACGGACAGCAGCCCGCGCCGCCGCCGGAGCCATCGGCATAG
- a CDS encoding hemerythrin family protein, which translates to MYVKWDDSYSTGVELFDNQHKGLFRLLNDLHDGIREKKNREALGVALSGLMEYTKTHFVDEENAMQAANYPDFANHKNQHVDFIMQVTEIQVRYRSGDPVMTMELVGLLVQWLKNHIQTVDRAYGPHLKSSGA; encoded by the coding sequence ATGTACGTGAAGTGGGACGATAGTTACAGTACCGGGGTCGAGTTGTTCGACAACCAGCACAAGGGGCTTTTCAGGCTTCTCAACGACCTGCACGACGGTATCCGCGAAAAAAAGAACCGCGAAGCGCTGGGAGTGGCTCTGAGCGGATTAATGGAATACACCAAGACCCACTTTGTCGACGAAGAAAACGCCATGCAGGCCGCCAACTACCCCGATTTTGCCAACCATAAGAACCAGCATGTCGATTTCATCATGCAGGTGACCGAGATTCAGGTCCGTTACCGGAGCGGCGATCCGGTGATGACGATGGAACTGGTCGGCCTGCTGGTGCAGTGGCTGAAAAACCACATACAGACGGTTGACCGCGCGTATGGCCCCCACCTGAAATCCAGCGGCGCGTAG
- a CDS encoding DUF2851 family protein: MRFSREYIERFGHDGMVAETPAAYAIAQGKFTENLIQLVWRNSLYDGGCLKTVAGLPVTVHSAGRYNTGAGPDFKNADISIGGHRLHGDVEIHKHAREWFEHKHHLSPLYNHTALHVFMERGENTPPATTRRGRTLHELEIGLHLRHPLDELHRELEVVHAPLTGRPFNPPCTAHLQKLGPRTPAELFNIIGDGRALIKSNRVIARLARAEPEQVFYELLFETLGYAAFNRQFGAVARAMPRARLLEIIAQNPAIPPAVSARAALLRVAGFPLLHDGADAEAAAQAALMMAVALPPVTPIFGPDDWPLARCRPANFPQRRIAALAALVAADTGADALQRRFAALPLDASAARAREFARGIIETFTGITDPFWDRRYAFAKPSKNPKKLVGADKAVSIAVDCIIPFLLAVSRAGNDLDLEQRLVLFYHALPIPSSSAVLDFMRKTVLGRDTVFAPRSVCHQQALLQVYKDFCHAAPAACAGCPFVEYLKTLKAAQVSR, from the coding sequence GTGCGCTTTAGCCGCGAATACATCGAACGCTTCGGCCACGACGGTATGGTGGCCGAAACCCCCGCCGCTTACGCCATCGCACAGGGAAAATTCACCGAAAACCTGATCCAACTCGTCTGGCGCAACAGCCTCTATGACGGAGGCTGCCTCAAAACCGTGGCGGGCCTGCCGGTCACCGTACACTCGGCCGGACGCTATAACACCGGCGCGGGGCCGGATTTCAAGAACGCCGACATCTCGATAGGCGGCCACCGGCTTCACGGCGACGTGGAGATACACAAACACGCCCGCGAGTGGTTCGAGCACAAGCACCACCTCTCGCCGCTCTACAATCACACGGCGCTGCACGTCTTCATGGAGCGGGGCGAAAACACCCCGCCCGCCACCACCCGCCGGGGAAGAACGCTCCACGAACTGGAGATCGGCCTGCACCTGCGCCACCCGCTGGACGAACTGCACCGGGAACTGGAGGTGGTGCATGCCCCGCTCACGGGCCGTCCCTTCAATCCCCCCTGCACCGCCCATCTGCAAAAACTGGGGCCGCGCACCCCCGCCGAACTCTTCAACATCATCGGCGACGGCCGCGCCCTGATCAAAAGCAACCGCGTCATCGCCCGCCTCGCCCGCGCGGAGCCGGAACAGGTCTTTTACGAACTGCTGTTCGAAACGCTTGGTTACGCCGCCTTCAACCGCCAGTTCGGGGCCGTGGCGCGGGCAATGCCGCGCGCCCGGCTGCTGGAAATCATCGCCCAAAATCCCGCCATCCCCCCCGCCGTCTCTGCGCGGGCGGCGCTCCTCCGCGTGGCGGGGTTTCCGCTCCTGCACGACGGGGCGGACGCGGAAGCCGCCGCGCAGGCGGCGCTGATGATGGCGGTGGCGCTGCCGCCGGTCACGCCGATTTTCGGCCCGGACGATTGGCCGCTGGCCCGCTGCCGCCCGGCGAACTTTCCGCAACGGCGTATCGCCGCGCTGGCGGCGCTGGTGGCGGCGGATACCGGGGCCGATGCGCTGCAACGCCGCTTTGCCGCGCTGCCGCTCGACGCTTCGGCGGCGCGGGCGCGGGAATTCGCCCGTGGCATAATAGAAACATTCACCGGCATAACCGATCCGTTTTGGGACCGCCGCTACGCCTTCGCAAAACCGTCCAAAAATCCCAAAAAGCTGGTGGGCGCCGACAAGGCGGTCTCCATCGCCGTCGACTGCATCATCCCGTTTCTGCTGGCGGTGTCGCGCGCCGGAAACGATCTCGACCTGGAACAGCGGCTGGTGCTTTTTTACCATGCGCTGCCGATCCCCTCTTCCAGCGCCGTGCTCGATTTCATGCGTAAAACGGTGCTGGGGCGCGATACCGTATTCGCTCCCCGGTCGGTGTGCCATCAGCAGGCGCTGCTGCAGGTCTATAAGGATTTTTGCCATGCCGCGCCGGCCGCCTGCGCGGGCTGCCCGTTCGTCGAATACCTCAAAACCCTCAAGGCGGCCCAAGTATCCCGCTAA
- a CDS encoding radical SAM protein yields MKTLDGIVLAASERSEREPLRQAAERHGVKIFFGPDDPLQRLIAAGRAFNAGVAVRVTGNAPFIDPRLADELVVRHRAAVAACFSRAGGYPAGVVPEVFTLETFAKGGTSPAAFYREMLNDKRNCRLVTTNEPEGLSLKINSRYDAALAEKIAARLGGAANDYPALIAALPDIVYGFLAAADAPEKRHYNAMLEDLEAAAMSVTVRSVPGFLKMEVHNLCNIKCATCVHQFNVVPKGEFATLFKGFPPENLLAYPLFKDRGDGFFSKQSVPLSPKLFGLMRELLFPYVRAVSFGVYGEVFLNHHLEEYVRLGKKDGLTVIIVTNGTLMREQRARALVDAGLDVMAISFDGASKEVFEDIRRGADYDKVAGNLKTVVRLRSESGKKLPVIQIQFTASNKNIHELPALVRLAAGWGVDIIDVSYCFITGFMDPADSLYFHQGKTRDTVSHARLLAAGLGIRMTLSREMAMTVDGVVDDAACRFPWRIMDIGSNGNMQMCGCHYVESAGNILETPVMEILNAPRYREVRRGLRKEAAMHPICQGCRATASEPPNPAGFFAVPEMAAAPLYSR; encoded by the coding sequence ATGAAAACGCTCGATGGCATTGTGCTTGCCGCATCGGAGCGGAGCGAACGCGAACCGTTGCGGCAAGCGGCGGAACGGCACGGCGTGAAAATATTCTTCGGGCCGGATGACCCGCTTCAACGGCTGATCGCCGCCGGGCGGGCGTTTAACGCCGGTGTGGCGGTGCGCGTGACGGGCAATGCCCCTTTCATCGATCCCCGCCTTGCCGATGAACTGGTCGTGCGGCACCGCGCCGCCGTCGCCGCCTGTTTTTCCCGCGCTGGCGGCTATCCGGCCGGGGTGGTGCCGGAAGTGTTCACGTTGGAGACGTTCGCCAAGGGCGGAACCAGCCCGGCGGCCTTCTATCGGGAGATGCTGAACGACAAGCGCAACTGCCGCCTTGTCACAACGAACGAACCGGAGGGACTCTCCCTTAAAATCAACTCCCGTTACGACGCGGCGCTGGCTGAAAAAATTGCGGCACGCCTGGGCGGGGCCGCGAACGATTATCCGGCGCTCATCGCGGCGTTGCCGGATATCGTATACGGATTTCTTGCCGCCGCCGATGCGCCGGAAAAAAGGCATTACAATGCCATGCTGGAGGATCTGGAGGCTGCCGCGATGTCCGTTACCGTCCGTTCGGTGCCGGGCTTTTTAAAGATGGAGGTGCATAATCTATGCAACATCAAGTGCGCCACCTGCGTGCATCAGTTCAATGTGGTGCCAAAAGGGGAATTCGCCACCCTCTTTAAAGGTTTCCCCCCCGAAAACCTTCTGGCGTACCCGTTGTTCAAGGATCGGGGCGATGGCTTTTTTTCCAAGCAAAGCGTTCCCCTTTCGCCCAAACTCTTCGGCCTGATGCGCGAGTTGCTGTTCCCGTACGTCCGCGCCGTATCGTTCGGCGTGTATGGCGAAGTATTTTTGAACCATCACCTCGAGGAGTATGTCCGGCTGGGCAAAAAAGACGGGTTGACGGTCATCATCGTCACTAACGGAACGCTGATGCGGGAACAACGGGCGCGCGCGCTTGTCGATGCGGGGCTTGACGTGATGGCGATTTCGTTCGACGGCGCCAGCAAAGAGGTGTTTGAGGATATCCGGCGGGGAGCCGATTATGACAAAGTTGCCGGCAACCTGAAGACGGTGGTGCGGCTGCGGAGCGAATCCGGCAAAAAATTGCCGGTCATACAGATTCAATTCACCGCCTCGAACAAAAATATCCACGAGCTGCCGGCGCTGGTGCGTTTGGCCGCCGGATGGGGGGTGGATATCATCGATGTCAGCTACTGCTTCATCACCGGATTTATGGATCCGGCGGATTCCCTCTATTTTCACCAGGGGAAAACGCGCGATACCGTGTCGCATGCGCGGCTGTTGGCGGCCGGGCTTGGCATCCGCATGACGCTGTCCCGGGAAATGGCGATGACCGTCGACGGGGTGGTGGACGACGCCGCGTGCCGTTTTCCCTGGCGGATCATGGACATCGGCAGCAACGGCAACATGCAAATGTGCGGTTGCCACTATGTGGAAAGCGCCGGAAACATTTTGGAAACGCCGGTAATGGAAATACTGAATGCGCCGCGCTACCGGGAAGTCCGGCGGGGGCTCAGGAAGGAAGCGGCGATGCATCCCATTTGCCAGGGATGCCGCGCAACGGCGTCGGAACCTCCCAATCCCGCCGGTTTTTTCGCGGTGCCGGAAATGGCCGCTGCGCCGCTTTATTCACGATAA